A stretch of Numida meleagris isolate 19003 breed g44 Domestic line unplaced genomic scaffold, NumMel1.0 unplaced_Scaffold332, whole genome shotgun sequence DNA encodes these proteins:
- the PYGO2 gene encoding pygopus homolog 2 — protein sequence MCNCALTPQVPHIYAMQPGWGRGLTAPPCPPGPAKPPLGHLPRCRSWPGPTACTSTPRSQSAALSRPCYNQRIRRFVLKLVFLYAAAAVLGLGGIEAFGGGLPPFGLRGWFLPPTPSGSATWFLLPLPPRARGSAHAPPLAQRLAPARLPVLARLPLPARRAEEPRRGHGAAQAVRAMAAPHGEKLEGGVPAPPPPPGPPHPAGSAAVGGPGRKQGKAGLQMKSPEKKRRKSNTQGPAYSHLSEFAPPPTPMVDHLVASNPFEDDFGAPKVGAAAAPFLGSPVPFGGFRMQGGGMAPQVPPGYGGGPQPMRRQPPPFAPGQMGPAFGMPPQNPGYVQPGGMSFPGQPFNQPPLGQNFSPPTGQLMQGPVGGFGPMMSPTMGQPPRGDMGPGPALNPPGGPAMAQRFSQPGNLFGQSPMQRPGQNMPPLPPNTSPFPGADPGFPAGGEEGGKNLNPPPSTFPPEQHSGSPAAINGAQPSFAPASAGRGGGTPEANSLPPPGKAAAGSGHQPPPGLVYPCGACRNEVNDDQDAILCEASCQKWFHRECTGMTENAYGLLTTEASAVWACDFCLKTKEIQSVYVREGMGQLVAANDG from the exons ATGTGTAACTGTGCCTTGACCCCGCAGGTCCCACACATATATGCAATGCAGCCGGGCTGGGGGCGAGGGCTGACAGCTCCCCCGTGCCCCCCGGGCCCTGCCAAGCCCCCTCTCGGGCACCTCCCTCGCTGCCGGAGCTGGCCGGGCCCCACTGCATGCACCTCGACCCCCCGAAGCCAAAGCGCAGCCCTGTCCCGGCCCTGCTATAACCAAAGGATCCGGCGGTTCGTATTAAAGTTGGTATTTCTTTACGCTGCGGCTGCTGTGTTGGGGCTGGGAGGGATTGAGGCCTTCGGTGGGGGCCTTCCCCCCTTCGGGCTTCGCGGGTGGTTCCTTCCGCCCACCCCCTCCGGGTCGGCGACATggtttctccttcccctcccgcCGCGAGCACGTGGTTCGGCCCACGCCCCGCCCCTCGCGCAGCGATTGGCCCCAGCGCGACTTCCGGTCCTAGCGCGACTTCCGCTTCCGGCGCGCCGTGCGGAGGAGCCGCGGCGGGGCCATGGCGCCGCGCAGGCTGTGAGGGCCATGGCGGCCCCGCACGGAGAGAAGCTGGAGGGAGGCgtcccggccccgccgcccccgccggGGCCCCCGCACCCCGCGGGCAGCGCCGCCGTCGGCGGGCCCGGCCGGAAGCAGGGGAAGGCAG GTCTGCAGATGAAGAGCCCCGAGAAAAAGCGGCGGAAGTCCAACACGCAG GGCCCGGCCTATTCCCACCTGTCGGAGTTCGCCCCGCCGCCCACCCCGATGGTGGACCACCTGGTGGCCTCCAACCCCTTCGAGGATGACTTCGGGGCCCCCAAGGTGGGGGCTGCGGCCGCCCCCTTCCTGGGCAGTCCCGTGCCCTTCGGCGGCTTCCGCATGCAGGGCGGGGGCATGGCACCGCAGGTGCCCCCCGGGTACGGAGGGGGCCCGCAGCCCATGCGGCGGCAGCCACCGCCGTTCGCCCCCGGGCAGATGGGTCCGGCTTTCGGCATGCCCCCTCAGAACCCCGGCTACGTCCAGCCCGGGGGCATGAGCTTTCCCGGGCAGCCCTTCAACCAGCCCCCCCTCGGACAGAACTTCAGCCCTCCCACAGGGCAGCTTATGCAGGGGCCCGTCGGGGGCTTTGGGCCCATGATGTCCCCCACCATGGGGCAGCCTCCCCGGGGGGACATGGGCCCCGGGCCGGCCCTGAACCCCCCTGGTGGGCCAGCCATGGCGCAGCGCTTCAGCCAGCCCGGCAACCTCTTTGGACAGTCCCCCATGCAGCGTCCTGGGCAGAACATGCCCCCTCTTCCCCCCAACACCAGCCCTTTCCCCGGGGCAGACCCCGGCTTCCCCGCTGGCGGAGAGGAGGGGGGCAAAAACCTGAATCCCCCGCCCAGCACTTTCCCCCCGGAGCAGCACTCGGGCTCCCCGGCTGCCATTAACGGGGCGCAGCCCAGCTTTGCCCCCGCCAGTGCCGGCCGCGGCGGCGGCACTCCCGAAGCCAACAGCCTCCCTCCCCCCGGCAAGGCGGCCGCCGGCTCAGGGCACCAGCCCCCCCCCGGCCTGGTGTACCCGTGCGGGGCTTGCCGCAACGAGGTGAACGACGACCAGGACGCCATCCTGTGCGAGGCCTCCTGCCAGAAGTGGTTCCACCGGGAGTGCACGGGCATGACGGAGAACGCCTACGGGCTGCTCACCACCGAGGCCTCCGCCGTCTGGGCCTGTGACTTCTGCCTGAAGACCAAGGAGATCCAGTCGGTGTACGTCCGCGAGGGCATGGGACAGCTGGTGGCCGCCAATGACGGCTGA